The following proteins come from a genomic window of Galactobacillus timonensis:
- a CDS encoding lipid II:glycine glycyltransferase FemX: MKFVVDVEPERFDRFAISCPWNHYSKTSPFIELKKPEYSEGHLLGVEDDEGNLIASAVMVFKKTIVPIGRYAYVQYGFNLDIADHELIRYFAQQLRDYAESRGAFDLRMDFNITRIEHNKDGSLKEGGFNHEYVTGILQECGYTHLGYNYGYSGNWMSRYTYRLNLDRPFADVLKGIKRCRIYDTKNKERDVKVRAGRRDELHHLVENEDLLSQQRGFKPKDIHYFEKFWDLYEPYVHYFIVTTNYHRAKLNLMKLMEDNTAKAAKLKDPHKIEDLNKQNTALAKEIRELEEGGYDQDEEKVIGAKFMIMQGVNVWNVNMFTTKTLLNFRAAFALHRYALEKLYNEGAKTYDFEGISGSMDPKDPYYGLNDFKKSFGGDFLEFLGEFDAVINQKKYDTWLKGDRLYRGVRRRMGRIVYKRSESERN; the protein is encoded by the coding sequence ATGAAATTTGTTGTAGATGTTGAGCCGGAGCGGTTTGATCGCTTTGCGATTTCCTGCCCGTGGAATCATTATTCGAAGACCAGTCCCTTCATTGAGCTGAAGAAACCGGAATATTCCGAGGGCCATCTGCTCGGTGTTGAGGATGATGAGGGAAATCTGATCGCCAGCGCCGTAATGGTTTTCAAGAAGACAATCGTTCCCATTGGACGCTATGCCTATGTTCAGTACGGATTCAATCTGGATATTGCGGATCATGAACTGATCCGCTATTTTGCGCAGCAGCTGAGGGATTATGCAGAAAGCCGGGGGGCTTTTGATCTGCGCATGGACTTCAATATTACGCGGATTGAGCACAACAAGGATGGCAGCCTCAAAGAAGGCGGCTTCAATCATGAATACGTTACCGGGATCCTGCAGGAGTGCGGCTATACGCATCTTGGATACAACTACGGATATTCGGGCAACTGGATGAGCCGCTATACCTATCGTCTGAATCTTGATCGGCCCTTTGCAGATGTTCTGAAGGGGATCAAGCGCTGCCGCATCTATGACACAAAAAACAAGGAACGTGACGTCAAGGTCCGCGCCGGCAGACGTGACGAGCTGCATCATCTGGTGGAAAATGAGGATCTTCTTTCGCAGCAGCGCGGTTTCAAGCCGAAGGATATTCACTACTTTGAAAAGTTTTGGGATCTGTATGAGCCCTATGTGCATTACTTTATTGTGACGACCAATTATCATCGGGCCAAGCTGAATCTGATGAAGCTGATGGAAGACAATACGGCAAAGGCTGCGAAGTTGAAAGATCCACATAAGATCGAAGATCTTAACAAGCAGAATACGGCCCTTGCCAAAGAGATCAGGGAACTGGAAGAGGGCGGCTATGATCAGGACGAAGAGAAGGTCATCGGGGCCAAGTTCATGATCATGCAGGGCGTCAACGTCTGGAACGTCAACATGTTTACGACCAAGACGCTGCTCAACTTCCGGGCCGCCTTTGCGCTGCATCGCTATGCGCTGGAGAAGCTGTACAACGAAGGGGCGAAGACCTATGACTTTGAAGGTATTTCGGGATCGATGGACCCGAAGGATCCCTACTATGGTCTGAATGATTTCAAAAAGTCGTTCGGCGGTGATTTCCTTGAATTCCTTGGCGAATTTGATGCCGTGATCAATCAGAAAAAATACGATACATGGCTGAAGGGCGATCGTCTTTATCGCGGCGTGCGCCGTCGTATGGGGCGGATTGTCTATAAAAGATCGGAATCTGAGAGGAACTGA
- a CDS encoding FtsX-like permease family protein, giving the protein MHTRRKQTLRFIAQTRSRFASLMAIVTIGSAFFIGVSFSSTLMADSVDAWMDRTKFRDLTLYSSYGFDDDDVANVAAAKDVETAVGGKWVDVSASSGSNQMITRIHAYDPDAVMDQLELVEGRMPQADNEAVAEVSSADHKSFTIGSEVTLTRPENDLDDFLSVDTVTIVGTVRTPLYLNTAKEESTLSSQDLETFLYVPSSAFTMDYDTEIAVLSKDGASYDAFSDAYYDYSRTLKDEITAIQLADGTHRRQQIVADAEQDYNEGLQEYEDGKKTFDDEIAEAKQKLADSQQEINDDWKEINDNSQKLEDAQATLDQSETDAYQQIYDARAKIASGRRQLEEGQKQLDEQKETAEAGISRLNTLKDSLTQASSFLSSLETMIARLSVLHQQETLSEADQQELQMYQAALRAPVSDPAVLLNYAQGAYAAAQTQIYQQLSVNSDSLSQAGISFPSDGSSLTSLSLTSMAAAAETKAASIQQQLDDAQQTIDENSAELDKAYELTVNGAVELEQKIADGQQEINDGWAEITEAKQKLIDGQKELDEGKQELEDQKADGQKELDDSWQKLQDACQKIDDLKEEKWTILDRTSMYGPESYRQSVKQMASIASIFPLFFVMVAALVCMTAMTRMVDENRGQLGILRALGYTPLQCMSTYLWYAGSAGILGTLLGAVVGSLTFPIIIYTAWGMMYNLPSAVSEIPVNYIAIAMIVFPLTLLVTTAWVAHQDLKEKPASLMRPKSPKMGRRMLLEKWKALWKRLSFSSKITLRNLVRYKQRFFFTVVGVAGCTALLVTGFGIRSSISTMSTVQYGELTHYDAALTMDSSYWLADEERTVTDSGLSEWIVETGMEHLEVKHTDDSETMAVYVFFSPSDQAKAMTLRTRSSHEDVALSSEGIEISEKEAENLKVSIGDTVEIVKDDVSYNALIAGIYESYLQQGIVMSSDAYRAIFETDADANSLLIKAQEGKTDDLRTLISDGSHLDSVSYTADNVAKYAHMVNSLGYIVGVIILCSMALAFVVIGNLTSINIAERQREIATLKVLGFRGKEVQQYIFQENNILTAVGAVCGLPVGVWLHHWIMRQVEMDSVMFGRTIPAVDLVASLLLTCLFGIVVDFFMRRRLQEIQMVESLKSIE; this is encoded by the coding sequence ATGCATACCCGCAGAAAACAGACGCTGCGCTTCATTGCACAGACCAGAAGCCGCTTCGCTTCCCTGATGGCAATTGTCACGATCGGCTCCGCCTTCTTCATCGGTGTCTCATTTTCCTCCACCCTGATGGCCGACAGCGTCGATGCCTGGATGGACCGTACAAAGTTCCGTGACCTGACGCTTTATTCCAGCTATGGCTTTGATGATGACGATGTTGCCAATGTCGCTGCCGCCAAGGATGTAGAGACGGCCGTCGGCGGTAAATGGGTCGATGTTTCCGCATCCTCCGGCAGCAATCAGATGATCACCCGCATCCATGCCTATGATCCCGATGCAGTGATGGATCAGCTCGAGCTGGTCGAAGGAAGGATGCCGCAGGCTGACAATGAAGCCGTTGCGGAAGTCAGTTCCGCCGACCATAAGAGTTTCACCATCGGCAGCGAAGTGACACTGACCCGTCCCGAAAATGATCTTGACGATTTTCTGTCGGTCGATACGGTGACGATTGTCGGTACCGTCCGTACGCCTCTGTATCTGAATACGGCAAAAGAGGAAAGTACACTTTCCTCGCAGGATCTGGAAACCTTTCTTTATGTTCCATCCTCTGCCTTTACGATGGACTACGATACGGAGATCGCTGTCTTGAGCAAAGACGGCGCTTCCTATGATGCTTTTTCGGATGCCTATTACGATTACAGCCGTACATTGAAGGATGAAATCACCGCCATCCAGCTGGCAGACGGTACCCATCGCCGCCAGCAGATCGTAGCCGATGCTGAGCAGGACTATAACGAGGGCCTTCAGGAGTACGAAGACGGAAAGAAGACTTTCGACGATGAAATAGCCGAAGCCAAGCAGAAGCTGGCTGATTCCCAACAGGAGATTAATGACGACTGGAAGGAAATCAACGATAATTCCCAGAAGCTTGAGGACGCTCAGGCGACCCTCGATCAATCAGAGACCGATGCCTACCAGCAGATTTATGATGCCCGGGCCAAAATCGCCTCCGGACGCAGACAGCTCGAAGAAGGGCAGAAACAGCTTGACGAACAGAAGGAAACGGCTGAGGCCGGCATTTCCCGGCTCAATACGCTGAAGGATTCTCTGACGCAAGCCTCCTCATTCCTTTCTTCCCTGGAAACAATGATCGCCCGTCTTTCGGTATTACATCAGCAGGAAACGCTGTCGGAAGCGGATCAGCAGGAGCTGCAGATGTATCAGGCAGCTCTGCGGGCGCCGGTCAGTGATCCTGCCGTTCTACTGAATTATGCCCAAGGAGCCTATGCGGCTGCGCAGACGCAGATTTATCAGCAGCTTTCGGTAAATTCGGATTCGCTTTCGCAGGCGGGTATTTCTTTTCCTTCGGACGGGAGCTCACTGACTTCGTTATCCCTGACTTCCATGGCCGCTGCGGCAGAGACAAAAGCAGCCTCGATCCAGCAGCAGCTCGATGATGCTCAGCAGACGATCGACGAAAACAGTGCGGAACTTGACAAGGCATATGAACTTACCGTCAACGGTGCTGTTGAACTGGAGCAGAAGATTGCCGATGGCCAGCAGGAGATCAATGACGGCTGGGCCGAGATCACGGAAGCGAAGCAGAAACTGATCGACGGCCAGAAGGAACTGGACGAGGGGAAGCAGGAGCTTGAGGATCAGAAGGCAGATGGGCAGAAGGAACTGGATGATTCATGGCAGAAGCTGCAGGACGCCTGTCAGAAAATTGACGATCTCAAGGAAGAAAAGTGGACGATCCTTGATCGGACTTCCATGTATGGCCCGGAATCCTATCGGCAGTCAGTCAAGCAGATGGCATCGATCGCATCAATCTTTCCTCTGTTCTTTGTCATGGTCGCGGCCCTGGTATGCATGACCGCGATGACACGCATGGTCGACGAGAACCGGGGACAGCTCGGCATTCTGCGCGCACTCGGCTATACGCCGCTGCAGTGCATGAGCACCTATCTCTGGTATGCGGGCAGTGCCGGCATCCTGGGTACGCTGCTGGGAGCGGTTGTCGGCAGTCTGACCTTTCCGATCATCATCTATACAGCCTGGGGCATGATGTACAATCTTCCTTCGGCTGTTTCCGAAATACCGGTGAACTACATTGCAATCGCCATGATCGTTTTCCCTTTGACTCTGTTAGTGACAACGGCATGGGTAGCACACCAGGATCTCAAGGAAAAGCCAGCCAGCCTGATGCGTCCGAAGTCTCCGAAGATGGGACGGCGCATGCTGCTGGAAAAGTGGAAAGCGCTCTGGAAGCGGCTTTCCTTTTCCAGCAAGATTACGCTGCGCAACCTTGTCCGCTACAAGCAGCGCTTCTTTTTCACGGTGGTCGGCGTTGCCGGCTGTACGGCACTGCTGGTGACCGGCTTTGGCATCCGCAGTTCCATTTCAACAATGTCAACGGTACAGTATGGCGAACTGACGCACTATGATGCGGCTTTGACGATGGACAGTTCCTACTGGCTTGCGGATGAAGAACGAACCGTCACAGACAGCGGTCTGAGTGAATGGATCGTAGAAACAGGCATGGAACACCTGGAAGTAAAGCATACGGATGATTCTGAAACGATGGCGGTTTATGTCTTCTTCTCCCCATCGGATCAGGCAAAGGCAATGACGCTGAGAACACGCAGCAGCCACGAGGATGTTGCCCTTTCTTCGGAAGGGATTGAGATCAGTGAAAAGGAAGCCGAGAATCTGAAGGTATCGATCGGCGACACGGTGGAGATTGTCAAGGACGATGTCTCCTATAACGCCCTGATTGCGGGCATCTATGAAAGCTATCTGCAGCAGGGCATCGTAATGTCATCGGATGCCTATCGGGCAATCTTTGAAACGGATGCCGATGCTAACAGCCTTTTGATCAAGGCACAGGAAGGAAAGACGGATGATCTGCGCACGCTGATCAGTGATGGATCCCATCTTGACTCTGTTTCCTATACGGCTGATAACGTTGCCAAGTATGCGCACATGGTCAATTCGCTTGGCTATATCGTCGGCGTTATCATCCTTTGTTCGATGGCCCTTGCCTTTGTGGTGATCGGCAACCTGACCAGCATCAACATTGCCGAGCGCCAGCGTGAGATCGCCACACTCAAGGTACTTGGCTTCCGGGGGAAGGAAGTGCAGCAGTACATCTTCCAGGAGAACAATATTCTTACCGCCGTCGGTGCTGTGTGCGGCCTGCCGGTCGGTGTCTGGCTGCACCACTGGATCATGCGGCAGGTGGAAATGGACAGTGTCATGTTTGGGCGCACGATCCCGGCGGTGGATCTTGTCGCTTCCCTTTTACTGACGTGCCTGTTTGGAATTGTGGTAGACTTCTTTATGCGCCGCCGTCTGCAGGAAATCCAGATGGTGGAATCATTGAAGAGTATTGAATAA
- a CDS encoding UDP-N-acetylmuramate--L-alanine ligase has protein sequence MNYYLIGIKGTGMASLACMLKDLGNEVSGSDLEKHFFTEEPLIQRHIPVYPFNPSNIHDGMHVIIGNAFLEDFPEVIAARNNPTCVCARYHEFVGGFVKNYETIAAAGSHGKTTTTGMLASMFQKAGETGWLIGDGEGHVTRDTRYFALEADEFRRHFLAYHPAVAIITNVDLDHVDYFHDDADYRLAYEQFSANVTRGILIYGEDSEARKLNLSTNVPHYWYGLQDNDDLQAVNVDERSDGMSFDVLFLKNPVGHFELPFVGHHLLLNALGCIGAGILEGMDAAAMEAGLSRFKGVKRRFAVTEIGENVYIDDYAHHPTEVSVTIDTARKRFPGRKLVVIFKPHRASRVKYFANDFVKALEKADKVYLCEFTSIDDKQDGTDINIQYLADRLPGSTVIPENEEGAKILIRERPAVFLFMSSKDIYGLESIVEAE, from the coding sequence ATGAACTATTATCTGATTGGGATCAAGGGAACCGGCATGGCTTCACTTGCCTGCATGTTAAAGGATCTGGGCAACGAGGTCAGCGGCAGCGATCTTGAGAAGCATTTCTTTACGGAAGAACCGCTGATTCAGCGGCATATTCCGGTCTATCCGTTTAATCCGTCGAACATTCACGACGGCATGCATGTGATCATCGGCAATGCCTTCCTGGAAGATTTTCCGGAAGTGATTGCGGCAAGAAACAACCCGACCTGTGTCTGTGCCCGCTACCATGAATTTGTCGGCGGTTTTGTCAAAAACTACGAGACGATTGCGGCAGCCGGGTCGCACGGCAAGACGACGACCACCGGCATGCTTGCAAGCATGTTTCAGAAGGCCGGTGAAACAGGCTGGCTGATCGGCGATGGGGAAGGACACGTAACCAGGGACACCAGGTACTTTGCCCTGGAGGCGGATGAGTTCCGCCGTCATTTTCTTGCCTATCATCCGGCGGTTGCGATCATTACCAATGTGGATCTCGATCATGTGGATTATTTTCATGATGATGCGGACTACCGGCTTGCCTATGAACAGTTCAGTGCCAATGTGACCAGGGGCATTCTGATCTATGGCGAAGACAGTGAAGCCCGGAAGCTGAATCTGAGTACAAATGTTCCGCATTACTGGTACGGTCTGCAGGATAATGATGATCTGCAGGCGGTGAATGTTGATGAGCGTTCCGACGGCATGTCGTTTGATGTTCTGTTTCTAAAGAATCCTGTCGGTCATTTTGAACTTCCGTTTGTCGGTCATCATCTTCTGCTCAATGCGCTTGGATGTATCGGAGCGGGAATTCTGGAAGGAATGGATGCGGCCGCCATGGAAGCGGGTCTCAGCCGGTTCAAGGGCGTGAAGCGCCGCTTTGCCGTCACGGAAATCGGTGAAAACGTCTACATCGATGACTATGCGCATCATCCGACGGAAGTCTCCGTGACAATTGATACGGCAAGGAAGCGGTTTCCGGGCCGCAAGCTGGTTGTCATCTTCAAGCCGCACCGGGCCAGCCGCGTCAAGTACTTTGCGAATGACTTCGTAAAGGCTCTTGAAAAGGCCGATAAGGTTTATCTCTGCGAATTTACGAGCATCGACGATAAGCAGGATGGTACGGACATCAATATTCAGTATCTTGCGGACCGCTTGCCGGGATCGACGGTAATTCCGGAGAATGAAGAAGGCGCAAAGATTCTGATCCGGGAGCGTCCCGCTGTCTTCCTGTTCATGTCCAGCAAGGACATTTACGGGCTTGAATCGATTGTTGAGGCCGAATAG
- the trmB gene encoding tRNA (guanosine(46)-N7)-methyltransferase TrmB — protein sequence MRKKKWAEPYLEAHTDYVLGHPEEYRGKWHELLGCTVLHVEIGCGKGGYLNAMAKMYPEEGWIGIERDKSAAAMAARHAIEEENADLHNRRLIAGDAQNLLDWFADGEIQVIHLNFSDPWPKTYTHKRRLSSERFLELYRRVLDPETGMIRMKTDNKDLFSDSVLYFLQGGFTFTEFSVDFRSKPHPEDAVTEYEQRFLDLGQPIYQLAAMRQKPADMIR from the coding sequence ATGCGAAAGAAGAAGTGGGCGGAACCCTATCTGGAAGCCCATACGGACTATGTCTTGGGACATCCCGAAGAATACAGGGGAAAGTGGCATGAGCTTCTTGGCTGCACTGTGCTGCATGTTGAGATCGGCTGCGGCAAGGGCGGCTATCTCAATGCCATGGCAAAGATGTATCCGGAAGAGGGATGGATCGGCATCGAGCGTGACAAGAGTGCAGCGGCCATGGCGGCGCGGCATGCGATCGAGGAAGAAAATGCGGATCTTCATAATCGCCGTCTGATTGCAGGTGATGCGCAGAATCTTCTGGACTGGTTTGCGGATGGTGAGATTCAGGTGATTCATCTCAATTTTTCGGATCCCTGGCCTAAGACCTATACGCATAAGCGGAGGTTGAGTTCTGAACGCTTTCTTGAGTTGTACCGCCGGGTTCTCGATCCTGAAACAGGGATGATTCGTATGAAGACGGATAACAAGGATCTGTTTTCAGATTCGGTTCTGTATTTTCTCCAGGGCGGTTTTACCTTTACGGAGTTCTCCGTGGATTTCCGCAGCAAACCTCATCCGGAGGATGCTGTGACGGAATATGAGCAGCGTTTTCTGGACCTTGGTCAGCCGATCTATCAGCTGGCGGCGATGCGTCAGAAACCGGCAGATATGATAAGATGA
- a CDS encoding polyribonucleotide nucleotidyltransferase, with product MAKYVKSWDFYGRTITVENGEMAKQAGGSVLIRYNDTVVLSTATASHEAKDTDFFPLTVLYNEKMYAEGAIPGNFIRREGRPTEHATLTARLIDRPIRPLFAEGFRNEVQIVNTVLSLDPDCDSGMAAMFGSSLALCISDIPFNGPIAGVIVGKVDGKLVVNPTVEETERATLTLTVAGTKEAINMVEAGAKEVSEEEMIEALEFGHERIKELCAIEEEVIAACAKPKMEVVLYEISPDIKAYINEHGKKAIEEAVSIKGKLERYGKIEELSQQMVDEVASNMTWADEAALEKAKKQAREYCTEIEAGEVRRLISEEKIRPDGRKLDELRPLNSQVDILPRVHGSAMFTRGETQVLSITTLGTLDDAQQIDDLTPLKEKHFMHQYNFPPFSVGEVGRMSSPGRREIGHGALGERALRAVIPSIDEFPYTIRTVAEVLESNGSSSQASICAGTMSLMAAGVPIKAMVAGVAMGLITVGNSYSILTDIQGMEDHYGDMDFKVAGTREGITALQMDIKVSGISMDIMREALAQAHKGRMQILDNMETAISAPRDHVSKWAPKFAILHIPTDKIRDVIGKGGETINKIIEDCNQVKINVEEDGTVAIYHNDQEMIDKAKGIIEDLTREAEVGDVFDATVSEVRESFAFVTLFPGTDALLHVSELAWERTPNIGDVLHEGDTIRVKVIAKDESGKLKVSARELLPKPEGYVEPKKGGLRPQKGSGHGYHNNRNDHREGSGVERRSFKKSQD from the coding sequence ATGGCTAAGTACGTAAAGAGCTGGGATTTCTACGGCCGCACAATCACTGTTGAAAACGGTGAGATGGCGAAACAGGCAGGCGGATCTGTATTGATCCGCTACAATGACACGGTTGTTCTGTCGACGGCGACAGCTTCCCACGAGGCAAAGGACACAGATTTCTTTCCGCTGACGGTTCTCTACAACGAGAAGATGTATGCGGAGGGTGCGATTCCGGGCAACTTCATTCGTCGTGAAGGACGTCCGACGGAGCATGCGACGCTGACGGCGCGTCTGATTGACCGTCCGATTCGTCCGCTGTTTGCGGAGGGATTCCGCAACGAGGTTCAGATTGTCAATACGGTGCTTTCGCTGGATCCGGACTGTGACAGCGGCATGGCTGCAATGTTCGGTTCGTCGCTGGCACTGTGCATTTCGGATATTCCGTTCAACGGTCCGATTGCGGGCGTGATCGTCGGCAAGGTTGACGGGAAACTTGTTGTCAATCCTACCGTTGAAGAGACAGAGCGTGCAACATTGACTCTGACCGTTGCCGGTACCAAGGAAGCCATCAACATGGTTGAGGCCGGCGCCAAGGAAGTCAGTGAAGAAGAGATGATCGAGGCTCTTGAGTTCGGTCATGAGCGTATCAAGGAGCTGTGCGCGATCGAAGAGGAAGTGATCGCCGCATGTGCGAAGCCGAAGATGGAGGTTGTTCTGTATGAGATCAGCCCGGATATCAAGGCATATATCAACGAGCACGGGAAGAAGGCCATTGAAGAGGCTGTTTCCATCAAGGGCAAGCTGGAGCGCTATGGCAAGATTGAGGAACTGAGTCAGCAGATGGTTGATGAGGTCGCCTCGAATATGACATGGGCGGATGAAGCTGCTCTGGAAAAGGCAAAGAAGCAGGCACGTGAATACTGCACGGAGATTGAGGCCGGCGAAGTTCGCCGTCTGATCTCGGAAGAGAAGATCCGTCCGGATGGACGCAAGCTCGATGAGCTTCGTCCGCTGAATTCGCAGGTTGACATTCTGCCGCGCGTTCATGGTTCGGCCATGTTTACCCGCGGTGAGACGCAGGTTCTTTCGATTACGACGCTGGGTACGCTGGATGATGCGCAGCAGATCGATGATCTGACGCCGCTCAAGGAAAAGCACTTCATGCATCAGTACAACTTCCCGCCGTTCTCAGTTGGTGAAGTCGGACGTATGTCTTCGCCGGGCCGCCGTGAAATCGGTCATGGTGCGCTGGGTGAGCGTGCGCTGCGGGCAGTCATTCCTTCAATCGATGAGTTCCCGTATACGATCCGTACGGTTGCGGAAGTTCTGGAATCCAATGGTTCCTCTTCGCAGGCTTCAATCTGCGCCGGAACAATGTCGCTGATGGCGGCAGGTGTTCCGATCAAGGCGATGGTTGCCGGTGTTGCTATGGGGCTGATTACAGTCGGCAATTCCTACTCGATCCTGACGGATATTCAGGGTATGGAAGATCATTACGGCGATATGGACTTCAAGGTAGCCGGAACGCGTGAAGGCATTACGGCTCTGCAGATGGATATCAAGGTGTCCGGCATTTCGATGGACATCATGCGGGAAGCTCTTGCGCAGGCGCATAAGGGCCGGATGCAGATTCTGGACAATATGGAGACGGCCATCAGCGCTCCGCGTGACCATGTGTCGAAGTGGGCTCCGAAGTTCGCTATTCTGCACATTCCGACGGACAAGATCCGCGATGTCATCGGCAAGGGCGGAGAAACCATCAACAAGATCATTGAGGACTGCAACCAGGTGAAGATCAATGTGGAAGAGGACGGAACGGTTGCCATCTACCACAATGATCAGGAGATGATTGACAAGGCCAAGGGCATCATCGAGGATCTGACCCGTGAGGCTGAGGTCGGTGATGTGTTTGATGCGACGGTTTCCGAGGTTCGTGAGAGCTTTGCCTTCGTGACCCTGTTCCCGGGTACCGATGCGCTGCTCCATGTTTCGGAGCTGGCATGGGAGCGTACGCCGAATATCGGCGATGTACTCCATGAGGGTGATACGATCCGCGTTAAGGTCATCGCCAAGGATGAAAGCGGCAAGCTGAAGGTATCGGCACGTGAACTTCTGCCGAAGCCGGAAGGCTATGTTGAGCCGAAGAAGGGCGGCCTGCGGCCGCAGAAGGGCAGCGGCCACGGGTATCACAATAACCGCAACGATCATCGGGAAGGATCCGGTGTTGAGCGCCGTTCCTTCAAGAAGAGCCAGGATTAA